In Longimicrobiaceae bacterium, the following are encoded in one genomic region:
- a CDS encoding IclR family transcriptional regulator has product MLHKAMEVLHLFTPLRKEVGVTEAAELLGRPKSTVSRWLSAMDEAGFLDRDADSGRYRVSLQVTAVGEMAKRSTSLQQVARPALQRLTTATGETANLVVLVGTEGVNIEAAESPRPVMHMGMVGRRFPVNASAACKAILAWMEEAEVRAFLPDPLPRCTPATVADPDRLVAELAEVRRQGYAVNWQELEEDLVAVAAPVRDHRGKVVAAVSISAPVSRAPRESLPELGGHVAEAARALSADLGWR; this is encoded by the coding sequence ATGCTGCACAAGGCAATGGAGGTCCTGCACCTCTTCACCCCGCTGCGCAAGGAGGTGGGGGTCACCGAGGCGGCGGAGCTCCTGGGCCGCCCCAAGAGCACGGTCTCGCGCTGGCTGAGCGCCATGGACGAGGCCGGGTTCCTGGACCGCGACGCGGACAGCGGCCGCTACCGGGTCTCGCTGCAGGTCACGGCGGTGGGCGAGATGGCCAAGCGGTCCACCTCCCTGCAGCAGGTGGCGCGTCCGGCGCTCCAGCGCCTCACCACCGCGACGGGGGAGACCGCGAACCTGGTGGTGCTGGTGGGGACGGAGGGGGTGAACATCGAGGCGGCGGAGAGCCCGCGCCCGGTGATGCACATGGGGATGGTGGGGCGCCGCTTCCCCGTGAACGCGAGCGCCGCCTGCAAGGCGATCCTCGCCTGGATGGAGGAGGCCGAGGTGCGCGCCTTCCTCCCCGACCCGCTCCCCCGCTGCACCCCGGCCACCGTCGCCGACCCGGACCGCCTGGTGGCGGAGCTGGCCGAGGTGCGGCGGCAGGGGTACGCGGTCAACTGGCAGGAGCTGGAGGAGGACCTGGTGGCCGTGGCGGCGCCGGTGCGCGACCACCGGGGGAAGGTGGTCGCCGCCGTTTCCATTTCCGCCCCGGTGTCCCGGGCCCCGCGCGAGTCGCTCCCGGAGCTGGGCGGCCACGTGGCCGAGGCCGCCCGCGCTCTCTCCGCCGACCTGGGGTGGCGGTGA